Below is a genomic region from Primulina eburnea isolate SZY01 chromosome 9, ASM2296580v1, whole genome shotgun sequence.
TGTATTATTATTTCTTTAGGCATTgtttggtacatgggataagaGTGAAATTGataaatgacaaaaatttgtgtgagacggtcttacgggtattatttgtgagagggatctcttatttgggtcacccatgaaaaagtatcactttttatgctaagagtattactttttattgtgaatatgggtagggttgacccgtctcacggattatgatccgtgagacggtctcacatgagactcactcttgataaataatccctcttatcccatgtttggtacttttttaaaaagctcatgataatatcatgggcccttgataaataaattttgagaaggATAAAACATCCTTTGTAAGAGGtgtaataattttaatataatgataaaatacattacaaataacttaattaccctcaatttaaATGCATTTAAGTTAATGTTAAATGTTTATTATTGAGATATGCAATTACAAGATCTTGATAACaatgaaatataagtttttgtcatagGGTTAgttttgtcattacaattcaatatataaatttaatcacttttgttaaaatcataccaaacattcaacatattatcttatcattatatttatcATCGGTTTATCCTTATACTATATATCCTTTATTTATCATATCCTATGTGTGTTTGGTTGAaaggattaaataaggatagattaatagtcaaatatttatcgttaaaattttaagttgttttaataatcattttgatccgatttaagatccaattttatggataactatttgattaataaaattggatcctAAACGGGgccaaaatgattattaaaacatcttaaaattttaacgataaatatttgactattaatatatctttatttaatccactcaaccaaacgcACCAATTAAAATGATAGCAACCAAAtagtttctatttttttttacttagaCTGAAAACTATGTAAGTTTTCTTGTTAGACTATTTCGGAGATCTTTATTTGTAATATAGGTCAATCAtgtctatatttacaataataagtaatatttttgatacaaaaagtaatactttttcatggataacgcAAATAAattatatgtctcataaaatttactcgcgagaccgtctcacaaaagtttttgtgGGATCAAAAATTGATATtgaaattcttttgtatttttattttattgaattttgtGTTATTTCTCATTCCAATATGAagtcatattttaaaattattgatttttttagcTAGAAAATGAAATTATTTCAATTTGATTCGAATCTAAAATCTCATCCCAAATTTAAATACAAGATAGATAGCTTCTTTAAATACAAGATAGAGAGCATAGAGAACATTTTCGATTGGGCTTTAAATTTGGGCCGAACATCCAGTTATATACAAGTCCAAATGATTGGAAAATtgtaaaaattgaataaaaagaaaatgaatTTGATAATTGGTGCTGATATTTTTTTGTATCTTAGCATACCAAGATTCTCTCTTGAAACTTCGGAATTCTGGTCCGGGGAAAGGTGAATTTAAAGAATCAGCCTgaaattcttatttttttttttatttttcttggaAAGTATACTGCCCCTTTATGCAATTCTCATTTTCTGGTTGAATTTGATAAGATTAGATGGCATCAATAACAGCAAGACTGCCTCTCCCACCATTGGTGTTGGTCAATGGGAGACAAACCCTTAACGGGACTCCTCAGAAACTGGCAATGCCTTCCACTAAAGGTAATCAAACCCTTTTGCCATTCAAGATTTGAAACTTCAATTTAGTAGAACTTAAGAAAAGTACATGTGGAACCTGCCAGAATTGTGCTGAAAATCGGACCCCATTTTAGGAATGTGGCAAGCTGTAGGCCTTTAGCTCAAAGATATTAGGCGTTTGTGTGAAAGGAGCGCCGCTGTTGGATTGACTTGTTCTAGTTTTACATTTGCTTATCCAGTTTTTCTTGCTCTGTGCAGCAGTCTAAGTAGAGTTCAGGAAATGTtgaattttgttttttaaaagttaaattatttaagtttGTCTTGGATCGaatgatttggatttgagaaattatCTGAGGTGATGGTTTGAAATGACTCgtggatttgaaattcaacaGGATGGACTTAAAAAATTAACTATATGGTATGTGGAATCTATTGTCAAGTGTATTTGTTCAAACAATCTAATAGATTTGTTATTATGGATTTGAAATTCCTAGTTTCAAATATATCAATTCAAATGCAACCTAAGTTATGATGAGGCTTGGCTTccatatttgaaaattgtggcTACAGCAATTCGTTTTAGGGATATTTTCTTGAAGCTATTTGTCATGAAAAAGTTTAATGTAACGCTTGCCCTTGATTTAGGACTTGATAAATAGTTCAGGTTTGGAGAAACAGAGGTTTTATTGGTGTCCCACTTTGGTTCCAAAACAAAATATAATGGTGTGGTTAACGTGCTTGAGGGCCTCTCCTATTTTGGAGGCTAGTCTTTTAGGAGCTTTCCTTTGTGGTTGGAATTTACCTCTTTTGCTTGTATCCTTCCATTGGTGCTGTTGAGAATCGACTGACCAGAGGGCTATGTAAGAAAAGGCTACAATTGGGTAATTGTAGGTGATTTACTTGGTATCTTATGCAGGAGAAAGTAAGTTTAAGGTTGTGGATTCTCGAAGTGTCAGTTAGTTGTGACAGTTAGTTCCTTACTTAACGAGTATACAAATGCCAAGCCCAAAAATCGGTGGTTGTGATTTGCTTAGTTGAACAGTGTACAATCCTTGTGATGAAGGTAAATGAATGTGCGAGAATGTACTATGTATGAATTTGATGGGAATATTAATTGAAAGTTCATTATTGTGTTTGACTTATTGGTTTTGAGGCTTCTCTTGTCTTGTCATGATTACAGATATCATTTTGTGTATTTCGTGaatgaaatataatatatgaCTTCGCATTCCATAGATATAATCAGCATCGTTACAGATTTCTGTTTCAGCTTTGCTTTAATAGTTCGCTATAATTTTTCAGAGCGACATGATCGCCTTGGTATAAAATCAAAAGCTACGGGTGAAAACTCAGAAACTTCAATTGTCAAGTCTGTTCAAAATGTTGTGAGTCGTTGACAACCCCCAACATTTTCGTACTACCATTTTTTGGTGATTAAGTTTACACTGGTTTTTTCCCTTATCATTCCTAACCGTCTCCTTTTTATTCGTTCAACTAGTGGGATAAATCTGAAGATCGGGTGGCTCTCATTGGCTTAGGTTTTGCTGGTGTTGTTGCTTTATGGGCGGCTATAAATCTTGTATCGGTAAAATTTCAGTAGTTGCTGGCATGATCAAGATGCTTTGTGGTGCATTGAAAAATGACAAGATAATTTTACAGGAAAAAGATAAGTTGCAAGGCCAAAGTGATCTAATGCATTAGTATTTCAAAATTATTGACCAAAGTGATCTAATGCATTAgtatttcaaaattaaacatgaatatGCTGTTGTCACTTTTAATTATCTAATGCTAACAATATTAACATGTTATTTATATCATTTGCATCCATTATAGGTCAAGAACTCCACAATTATCCTCACGTGGTGTTGCAAGAACTTGCATTTCTTTATATATGAATTGATTTTATTGTTTAATTCATCTATTAATTTCTGTCCTCTGTCTTTGATGTCAAAACAGGCCATCGACAAAGTTCCTATTGTCCCAGGTTTTCTTGAGCTCATAGGATTAGTGTATTCATCTGTAAGTCTCTTGCTTTTGTGAAGGGCATGTTCTTTATAGTTTATATCGCATATCCTTAAATTAATAACGTTTATCAACTGATACttttaaatatcaatttttttttcttttaatgtgGATATCTATATGTCGTTTGGTGCAAGTCCTGATGATTGATGAGGCCCCACAGCAATAATTTTGTATATTGCTCATATCGATGTCAGCCAAGTGGAGATAAGTTGAGCAGGGAAAGATCCAGCTCAGCTTGAAATAACTTGATCCTTTAATTCCAGTTGAGCTAAAAAGCTCAGACCAGACGATACCTTGAACTTGGTTGAGGAACTCCTTAGCTCAACTCTTGCTTTTATCCCTAGGGGTTTGTGATGACTGGGAAGGTGTCTTACTAGTCACATCATGAGCTCACTGCATTGATTCTCACCTGCATTAGTATTGCCTTTTCCGTGTTTGTCTCAAAAAGAAGCCAAGTGTCCTCTCGCCATCAGCTAGCAATTAGTATAAAAATGGCCTAAATGGGTTAGAAAAACAATGGGTGGAAAAATAATAAATGGAATGAAGTGGTGGAGAGAATTGAAAAAGGAGAGGACTCCTTTCTGTTGAGTGCAATAACTGGTTCCATAATTCCTTTACAGTTACAACATTTTTGAAGTACATAAATGGTATCTTAAGAAATAAAAAGACATAGCAAGATAGTTAAGATAATAGCATGAAACTGATCTGATGTTCATATTTCTATCAAGTGGATTTACTTTTATGATCATAAAAGATAACTGAACATGCTGAAAATTGGACAAAAAAAGAGAGATTTATACACTAATA
It encodes:
- the LOC140841120 gene encoding protein CURVATURE THYLAKOID 1C, chloroplastic, translating into MASITARLPLPPLVLVNGRQTLNGTPQKLAMPSTKERHDRLGIKSKATGENSETSIVKSVQNVWDKSEDRVALIGLGFAGVVALWAAINLVSAIDKVPIVPGFLELIGLVYSSWFTYRYLLYKPDREELFRTINKSISDILGQ